The following coding sequences lie in one Fibrobacter sp. UWB15 genomic window:
- a CDS encoding RNA polymerase sigma factor RpoD/SigA, which translates to MTKNTHVRDDRDVYFQYLNDISKYPLLTKEQEKVVLAKVREGSREAMDLLVKSNLRFVVNIANLYKGQGIDVNELINEGNMGLIEAARRFDHTQKIKFISYAVWWVRQNITRAIAERGRLVRISAEKELVLRRFAKKGGQMHQVVGGGLMLDPKSLEGVSKYKADDIEKILMMGNKSTSLDAPVGEDGDMTLGDTIAAAEFRTDELAEQNNRSKLFNKAMNNSLSDQEKEIIKLYFGFKMDSDLNLKEIAPMVGLSKERTRQLKDSALEKLRNEQLARVLNDAA; encoded by the coding sequence ATGACAAAGAATACACACGTTCGTGACGACAGGGATGTTTATTTCCAGTATCTGAACGATATTTCTAAATATCCGCTGCTTACCAAGGAACAGGAAAAGGTTGTTCTCGCCAAAGTCCGCGAAGGCAGCCGCGAAGCTATGGACCTGCTGGTCAAAAGCAACCTCCGCTTTGTAGTGAATATCGCTAACCTTTACAAGGGTCAAGGCATCGACGTGAACGAGCTCATCAACGAAGGCAATATGGGCCTTATCGAAGCCGCTCGCCGCTTTGACCACACCCAGAAAATCAAGTTCATCAGCTATGCCGTTTGGTGGGTTCGCCAAAACATCACCCGCGCCATCGCTGAACGTGGCCGATTGGTCCGCATCAGCGCCGAAAAGGAACTCGTGCTCCGCCGCTTTGCCAAGAAGGGTGGCCAGATGCACCAGGTCGTAGGCGGCGGACTCATGCTTGACCCGAAGAGCCTCGAAGGCGTCTCCAAGTACAAAGCCGACGACATCGAAAAGATCTTGATGATGGGCAACAAGTCTACCTCTCTCGACGCCCCCGTTGGCGAAGATGGCGACATGACGCTTGGCGACACCATTGCTGCAGCCGAATTCCGCACCGATGAACTTGCCGAGCAGAACAACCGCTCCAAGCTCTTTAACAAGGCGATGAACAACAGCCTTTCTGACCAGGAAAAGGAAATCATCAAGCTCTATTTCGGTTTCAAGATGGATTCCGACCTGAACTTGAAGGAAATCGCTCCGATGGTCGGCCTTTCCAAGGAACGCACCCGCCAGCTCAAGGATTCCGCTCTTGAAAAGCTCAGGAACGAACAGCTTGCCCGCGTTTTGAACGACGCCGCATAA
- a CDS encoding ABC transporter permease — MNRIAESLGKFIRKFLQTVASYLHFVWQLFKSIPGAFSNFHTTVEQMQHVGLTSIPVVVAASLATGAIMAWQLAYQFADIIPLMFVGMAVGKSVMVELCPILTAMVLAGRIGASMCSELGTMAVTEQLDAYKVLGLSPYKFLLAPRLIATIIMLPTLTIISIFIGIVGGYEVAHIYKDVSFAVFFYGVRMFYQNWDLVVGLIKATLYGYFIASYACFFGFTTHSGAEGVGKNTKATVVAGMTSILIGGFVLSKLLLL; from the coding sequence ATGAACAGAATTGCAGAAAGTCTGGGTAAATTCATCCGGAAATTTCTGCAAACCGTAGCAAGCTACCTCCACTTTGTCTGGCAGCTTTTCAAAAGCATTCCAGGTGCGTTCAGCAATTTCCACACTACCGTAGAACAGATGCAGCACGTGGGCCTCACCAGTATTCCCGTAGTGGTGGCGGCATCGCTTGCTACAGGCGCTATTATGGCATGGCAGCTCGCCTACCAGTTTGCAGACATCATTCCCCTGATGTTTGTGGGAATGGCCGTGGGTAAGTCCGTGATGGTGGAACTCTGTCCGATTCTTACCGCAATGGTTCTTGCAGGCCGAATTGGGGCGTCCATGTGTTCGGAACTTGGCACCATGGCCGTCACCGAACAACTTGATGCATACAAAGTATTAGGACTCAGCCCCTACAAGTTTTTGCTGGCCCCTCGTTTAATAGCCACCATCATCATGCTTCCGACCCTTACGATTATCAGTATCTTTATCGGTATCGTAGGCGGTTACGAAGTCGCCCATATTTACAAGGATGTGTCCTTTGCCGTATTCTTCTACGGAGTACGCATGTTCTACCAGAACTGGGACTTGGTGGTGGGTCTTATCAAGGCAACCCTTTACGGCTACTTTATTGCAAGCTACGCATGCTTCTTTGGCTTTACCACCCATAGCGGCGCCGAGGGCGTGGGCAAGAACACCAAGGCTACCGTGGTGGCCGGCATGACAAGCATCCTGATTGGCGGCTTCGTGCTTTCCAAGTTGCTGTTGCTTTAA
- a CDS encoding biotin attachment protein encodes MKKIKFQDTSFRDGFQSIFGARVFAKDFMPAVEAAVKAGITHFEAGGGARFQALYQNCGEDAFDMMDEFRRVVGPNIRLQTLARGINVVALAPQPRDMIKLHADMFKKHGMTRIRNFDALNDVNNLIYSGKCITDAGLEHEVVVTMMELPPGCDLNAAHNPEFYERILRNILDAGVPFASVCFKDASGTTNPTKVYETFKRARKLLGDKVELRIHSHDTCGTGVAQYKAAIEGGADGVDLGRKPLSGGTAQPDLFSMFHALKGTEYKLALGEDSIVDDHIPELMEANNVAVECLKDYNFPPEARQITTDVIFSPMPGGALTANTLMMRETKTFHLFPKVIENMSECVRRGGFASSVTPVSQFYFQQAYMNTLNQAAGRGTWFKMTEGYGKMLLGYQGKTPCEPDPELVKIAADQFNMKPFKEAYPGVQCAEEILEPGIPKAKALLEENGLPVTDETIFITGCLQTKAGNKGIEFLKGNRHIGVPKKDPNAAPAVDTKNMKAGAASTYRIALGNQSWDVQVQTLK; translated from the coding sequence ATGAAAAAGATCAAGTTCCAGGACACCTCGTTCCGCGATGGTTTCCAATCTATTTTCGGTGCCCGTGTGTTCGCCAAGGACTTTATGCCCGCGGTCGAAGCTGCCGTGAAGGCTGGCATCACCCACTTTGAAGCTGGTGGCGGCGCCCGTTTCCAGGCCCTGTACCAGAACTGCGGCGAAGACGCATTCGACATGATGGACGAATTCCGCCGCGTTGTCGGCCCGAACATCCGCCTGCAGACACTTGCCCGCGGTATCAACGTGGTGGCCCTCGCTCCGCAGCCGCGCGACATGATCAAGCTCCATGCCGACATGTTCAAGAAGCACGGCATGACCCGTATTCGTAACTTCGACGCCCTCAACGACGTCAACAACCTCATTTACTCCGGTAAGTGCATCACCGACGCCGGTCTGGAACACGAAGTCGTCGTGACCATGATGGAACTTCCTCCGGGATGCGACCTCAACGCCGCCCACAACCCAGAATTCTACGAACGCATTCTGCGCAACATTTTGGACGCAGGCGTTCCGTTCGCTTCCGTTTGCTTCAAGGACGCTTCCGGTACGACGAACCCGACCAAGGTTTATGAAACCTTCAAGCGCGCCCGCAAGCTCCTCGGTGATAAGGTCGAACTCCGCATCCACAGCCATGACACCTGCGGTACCGGTGTGGCCCAGTACAAGGCCGCTATCGAAGGTGGCGCCGATGGCGTCGACCTCGGCCGCAAGCCGCTTTCCGGCGGTACGGCTCAGCCCGACTTGTTCTCCATGTTCCACGCCCTCAAGGGTACGGAATACAAGCTCGCCCTCGGTGAAGACAGCATCGTCGACGATCACATTCCGGAACTCATGGAAGCCAACAACGTCGCCGTCGAATGCCTCAAGGACTACAACTTCCCGCCCGAAGCCCGTCAGATTACCACCGACGTGATCTTCAGCCCCATGCCGGGTGGCGCTCTTACCGCCAACACCCTCATGATGCGTGAAACCAAGACCTTCCACCTGTTCCCGAAGGTTATCGAGAACATGAGTGAATGCGTCCGCCGCGGTGGCTTTGCTTCTTCCGTGACGCCGGTTTCCCAGTTCTACTTCCAGCAGGCTTACATGAACACCCTGAACCAGGCCGCAGGCCGCGGTACTTGGTTCAAGATGACCGAAGGCTACGGCAAGATGCTCCTCGGCTACCAGGGCAAGACTCCTTGCGAACCGGATCCGGAACTCGTGAAGATCGCTGCCGACCAGTTCAACATGAAGCCGTTCAAGGAAGCCTATCCGGGCGTCCAGTGCGCAGAAGAAATTCTCGAACCGGGCATTCCGAAGGCCAAGGCCCTCCTCGAAGAAAATGGTCTGCCGGTCACCGACGAAACCATCTTCATCACGGGCTGCCTCCAGACGAAGGCTGGCAACAAGGGTATCGAATTCCTCAAGGGCAACCGCCACATTGGCGTTCCCAAGAAGGACCCGAATGCTGCTCCGGCAGTGGACACCAAGAACATGAAGGCCGGTGCCGCAAGCACCTACCGCATCGCTCTTGGCAACCAGAGCTGGGACGTGCAGGTTCAGACCCTCAAGTAA
- a CDS encoding sensor histidine kinase → MTTKYAKSAFRAFLRRNYERLAELQEAQFEKGERELIEIMGDENDAQYPIPTFVLMILIWMFILLFPLILLLDPTYPLTQVSLINLSCYYLPLLATFLTFLVNQRYLVPKCFFRKRYALFFAGNAVILFLSLLGREVFYFLIQRKAGEGIVDFFSNYCFSAGAVRGHFSVWTVLVFLIALALICFVCILISMFSRLIIRAFILREKKRSTLEYELKFLKNQLSPHFLFNTLNNITSLIRIDPNLAETSMTKLSQLIRVMLYQTGDKYISLKEDVGILEKYAELEKLRHDDSFDFKFEYELENPDCQVEPLLMMPLMENAMKHCVNPEGNSFAHIKIVQKGNTISFVSENSNFPRKAKPNASGLGLSTFKKRLELMYSGRYQYKAGVEGDAYKTELKVKLKKDSV, encoded by the coding sequence ATGACGACAAAGTACGCAAAATCCGCTTTTAGGGCTTTTTTACGCCGCAATTATGAACGTTTAGCGGAACTTCAGGAAGCCCAATTCGAAAAAGGCGAGCGGGAACTAATCGAAATTATGGGCGACGAGAACGATGCCCAGTATCCGATTCCGACATTTGTACTGATGATTCTGATTTGGATGTTTATCTTGCTGTTCCCGCTGATATTGCTGCTTGATCCGACATATCCGTTGACGCAAGTGTCGCTTATTAATCTTTCCTGCTACTATTTGCCGCTTCTGGCAACGTTCTTGACCTTCTTGGTAAACCAGCGCTACCTTGTTCCAAAGTGCTTCTTTAGAAAACGTTATGCTTTGTTCTTTGCCGGCAACGCCGTGATTCTTTTTCTTTCGTTGCTAGGCCGCGAAGTGTTCTACTTCTTGATTCAGCGCAAGGCGGGCGAGGGAATTGTAGATTTCTTCAGCAACTATTGTTTTAGTGCGGGGGCCGTGCGCGGGCATTTTTCCGTCTGGACTGTACTTGTGTTTCTGATTGCGCTTGCGCTCATCTGCTTTGTTTGCATTTTGATTTCAATGTTTTCGAGGTTGATTATCAGGGCATTTATCTTGCGTGAAAAGAAACGTTCAACTCTGGAATATGAACTTAAGTTTTTGAAGAACCAACTTTCTCCGCATTTTTTGTTCAATACTTTGAACAACATTACTAGCTTGATTCGTATAGATCCTAATCTTGCAGAAACGAGCATGACAAAGCTTTCGCAGCTGATTCGTGTGATGCTTTACCAGACAGGCGACAAGTATATTTCGCTTAAAGAAGATGTGGGCATCTTGGAAAAGTATGCGGAACTTGAAAAGCTGAGACATGACGATTCCTTTGATTTCAAGTTTGAATACGAACTTGAAAATCCGGATTGCCAAGTGGAACCGCTGCTGATGATGCCTTTGATGGAAAATGCGATGAAGCATTGCGTGAATCCGGAAGGCAACAGTTTTGCGCATATCAAGATTGTGCAGAAGGGAAATACAATTTCGTTTGTTAGCGAAAACAGCAACTTCCCGCGTAAGGCAAAGCCGAATGCGAGCGGCCTTGGACTTTCTACTTTCAAGAAGCGCTTGGAGCTTATGTATAGCGGGCGCTACCAGTATAAAGCTGGCGTAGAAGGCGATGCCTATAAGACGGAATTGAAAGTGAAGTTGAAAAAGGATTCCGTGTAA
- a CDS encoding S41 family peptidase produces MNFNMLNFRTILVAGLSALCFTTSPFAANDKKDPPGDFYNEVSRLNKVLSEVNRKYVEDVNPTELTDAALNGIRNILDPHTTVFSPKDYESLKVSMEGKFGGVGITISLRDNILTVISPLSGTPAFRLGIRAGDRIRKIDGKDTKGLSLDEAVNKLRGKIGTDVTISIEREGVPDLMDFTITRAEIIVHAVPYYGMVTKDIGYIKLATFSDKTTSDVENALKSLQKQGMKKIILDMRYNPGGLLNQAIEISELFLKQGNLIVSTRGRTQKTESHARKNGIVKPEVPMVVLLNQGSASAAEIVSGALQDWDRALIIGKTSFGKGSVQTIFPLDNQGNALKLTTAFYYLPFGRCINKPENGIKGLKLLEEEYAEEGDEKADSTKKDTAKVDTFYTNNGRMMFGSGGITPDVEVELSPMPWVVQVQERMAMYFKFAVKIRPELEKAGVKMDANWEVPDSLFKQFRDFCMKDTNFTKVKSNALVGVDQLEKSIVREQNYMGDSAKTVSDTALAKRLEEMRKALENNRNAQFDENKQYIKDGIKRELLTAFINDSVSTAFSLKQDKQLNEAIKYLSDMNLYKKAISAPSKKASKKSNKDSKKK; encoded by the coding sequence ATGAATTTCAATATGCTGAATTTTCGAACCATTCTTGTAGCCGGTCTTTCGGCTCTCTGCTTCACGACTAGTCCCTTTGCGGCAAATGACAAAAAAGATCCTCCCGGCGACTTCTACAACGAAGTTTCCCGCTTGAACAAGGTTCTTTCCGAAGTCAACCGCAAGTACGTCGAAGACGTGAACCCGACAGAGCTCACCGACGCAGCCTTGAACGGCATCCGCAATATTTTGGATCCGCATACCACGGTGTTTTCTCCCAAGGATTACGAAAGCCTCAAGGTCTCCATGGAAGGCAAGTTCGGCGGCGTGGGCATCACCATCAGCCTCCGCGACAACATTCTGACCGTCATTTCGCCGCTTTCTGGCACCCCGGCATTCCGCTTGGGTATCCGCGCCGGCGACCGCATCCGTAAAATCGACGGCAAGGATACCAAGGGATTAAGCCTCGACGAAGCCGTGAACAAGCTCCGCGGCAAAATCGGCACCGACGTGACCATTTCTATTGAACGAGAAGGCGTGCCCGACCTGATGGACTTTACCATTACCCGCGCCGAAATCATTGTGCACGCCGTGCCTTACTACGGCATGGTCACCAAGGATATCGGCTATATCAAACTCGCCACCTTTAGCGACAAGACCACCAGCGACGTCGAAAACGCCCTTAAGAGCCTCCAGAAGCAGGGCATGAAGAAGATTATCCTTGACATGCGCTACAATCCGGGTGGACTTTTGAACCAAGCCATCGAAATCAGCGAACTGTTCCTAAAACAGGGCAACCTGATCGTAAGTACCCGCGGCCGCACCCAAAAGACCGAAAGTCATGCCCGCAAGAATGGCATCGTGAAACCGGAAGTGCCCATGGTCGTGCTTCTGAACCAGGGTTCCGCCAGTGCCGCCGAAATTGTTTCCGGTGCGCTCCAGGACTGGGACCGCGCCTTGATTATCGGTAAGACCTCTTTCGGTAAGGGTTCCGTGCAGACGATTTTCCCGTTGGACAACCAGGGTAACGCCCTCAAGCTTACCACGGCATTCTACTACCTACCCTTCGGCCGCTGCATCAACAAGCCCGAAAACGGCATCAAGGGTCTCAAGCTCTTGGAAGAGGAATACGCCGAAGAAGGCGACGAAAAGGCAGATTCCACCAAGAAAGACACCGCCAAGGTCGACACCTTCTACACCAACAACGGTCGTATGATGTTCGGTAGCGGCGGCATTACTCCCGACGTAGAAGTAGAACTTTCTCCGATGCCGTGGGTAGTCCAGGTGCAGGAACGCATGGCCATGTACTTCAAGTTCGCCGTCAAGATCCGCCCCGAACTGGAAAAGGCCGGAGTCAAGATGGATGCCAACTGGGAAGTCCCCGACAGCCTGTTCAAGCAGTTCCGCGATTTCTGCATGAAGGACACGAACTTCACCAAGGTCAAGAGCAACGCTCTGGTAGGCGTGGATCAGCTCGAAAAGAGCATCGTCCGCGAACAGAACTACATGGGTGACAGCGCAAAGACGGTAAGCGACACAGCTCTCGCCAAGCGCCTCGAAGAAATGCGCAAAGCCCTTGAAAACAACCGCAACGCCCAGTTCGACGAGAACAAGCAGTACATCAAGGACGGCATCAAACGTGAACTCTTGACCGCGTTCATCAACGATTCCGTCAGCACCGCATTCTCCTTGAAGCAAGACAAGCAGCTGAACGAAGCCATTAAGTACCTGAGCGACATGAACCTTTACAAGAAGGCCATCAGCGCTCCGAGCAAGAAGGCTTCCAAGAAGTCTAACAAGGATTCCAAAAAGAAGTAG
- a CDS encoding DUF721 domain-containing protein — MNKPTYKRRGKPVCGKDPEDISVLLQMVLDKAHITDEMALEKLSEGLETIVGPLIKPHVQIVKFERNILTLKCGSSAWKQELFLQKKAIIDKCNLLLGKPSVKNILFV, encoded by the coding sequence ATGAACAAGCCCACTTACAAAAGGCGCGGGAAGCCCGTTTGCGGCAAGGATCCCGAAGACATCAGCGTACTATTGCAAATGGTTTTGGACAAGGCCCATATCACCGATGAAATGGCCCTTGAAAAGCTGTCCGAAGGCCTTGAAACTATCGTGGGTCCACTCATAAAACCCCACGTTCAAATCGTCAAATTCGAACGCAATATTTTGACGCTAAAGTGCGGTAGTTCCGCGTGGAAACAGGAACTTTTTTTGCAAAAAAAAGCTATTATTGACAAGTGTAATTTATTGCTCGGAAAGCCCTCTGTCAAGAACATTCTTTTCGTATAA
- the gyrB gene encoding DNA topoisomerase (ATP-hydrolyzing) subunit B, producing the protein MAEESEEMKKAEEDYSGSSITVLEGLEAVRVRPAMYIGSTDIRGLHHLVWEVVDNSVDEALAGFCSHIEIAILPGNGIRVTDNGRGIPTDIHPKEKVGTIQVVMTKLHAGGKFNNSSYKVSAGLHGVGVSCVNALSNKLVVTVRRNGRVVQQEFSRGVPCGPQVDLGESDGTTGTSVEFYPDDTIFSETVYVYDTLATRFRELAFLMSGLRLTLTDERDPENKKTDTFCYPGGVSEFVRYVDEHRTKLFQDPIHLVLPDGQYPLEVAMWYNDGYQENFFSFVNNVNTYDGGTHVTGFKTALTRVISKFAQEMPKGKKDIQITADDIREGLTAVIAIKVSQPQFEGQTKRKLGNSEIAGYVASAFGAKLEEYFQENPAAVKIILDKVYNAAVAREAAHKARTLARRKNVLESGGLPGKLADCSSRDPKECELFIVEGDSAGGSAKMGRNREFQAILPLRGKILNVEKASLHRVLDTEEIQNLVNAIGCGLGTECKLEKLRYNKIVIMTDADVDGSHIQTLLLTFFFRYMRPLIDEGHVFLAMPPLFKLKVGTKDTYLFDETAKDEAMAKLEDKKNVTISRFKGLGEMSPEQLSETTMDPAKRFLKQCYVEDAVAADQIFSMLMGEDVEPRRKFIESNAYKVLDDLDI; encoded by the coding sequence ATGGCAGAAGAATCTGAAGAAATGAAAAAGGCCGAAGAAGACTACAGCGGTTCCAGTATTACCGTTCTCGAAGGCCTCGAAGCCGTGCGCGTTCGTCCGGCAATGTATATCGGTTCAACAGACATCCGCGGTCTCCACCACCTGGTTTGGGAAGTGGTCGACAACTCCGTGGACGAAGCTTTGGCCGGATTCTGTTCTCACATTGAAATCGCCATTTTGCCGGGTAACGGCATCCGCGTGACCGATAACGGTCGTGGCATTCCGACCGACATTCACCCCAAGGAAAAGGTGGGCACCATCCAGGTCGTGATGACCAAGCTCCATGCCGGTGGTAAATTCAACAACAGCTCTTACAAGGTCTCTGCCGGTTTGCACGGCGTGGGCGTGAGCTGCGTGAACGCTCTTTCTAACAAGCTGGTTGTTACCGTGCGCCGCAACGGCCGCGTGGTTCAGCAGGAATTTTCTAGAGGCGTTCCGTGCGGTCCGCAGGTGGACTTGGGCGAAAGCGACGGCACGACAGGTACTTCTGTTGAGTTCTACCCCGACGATACGATTTTCAGCGAAACCGTCTACGTGTACGACACGCTCGCCACGCGTTTCCGCGAACTCGCCTTCCTTATGAGCGGGCTCCGGCTGACGCTCACCGACGAACGCGATCCCGAAAACAAGAAGACTGATACGTTCTGCTACCCGGGTGGCGTGTCTGAATTCGTGCGCTACGTGGATGAACACCGCACCAAGCTGTTCCAGGATCCGATTCACCTGGTACTCCCCGACGGCCAGTATCCGCTGGAAGTGGCCATGTGGTACAACGACGGCTACCAGGAAAACTTCTTTAGCTTTGTGAACAACGTGAACACCTACGACGGCGGTACTCACGTGACGGGCTTCAAGACCGCCCTCACCCGCGTCATCAGCAAGTTCGCGCAAGAAATGCCCAAGGGCAAGAAAGACATTCAGATTACCGCCGACGACATCCGCGAAGGCCTTACCGCCGTCATCGCCATCAAGGTCTCGCAGCCGCAGTTCGAAGGCCAGACCAAGCGCAAGCTCGGCAACTCCGAAATCGCAGGCTATGTCGCCTCCGCCTTCGGCGCAAAGCTCGAAGAATACTTCCAGGAAAATCCGGCCGCGGTCAAGATTATTTTGGACAAGGTTTATAACGCCGCCGTGGCCCGCGAAGCTGCCCACAAGGCACGCACCCTCGCCCGCCGCAAGAACGTTCTTGAAAGCGGCGGCCTGCCGGGCAAGCTCGCCGACTGTTCCAGCCGCGACCCGAAGGAATGCGAACTGTTCATCGTGGAAGGTGACTCTGCAGGTGGTTCTGCAAAGATGGGTCGTAACCGCGAGTTCCAGGCCATTCTCCCGCTACGCGGTAAAATCTTGAACGTGGAAAAGGCAAGCCTTCACCGCGTACTCGATACCGAAGAAATCCAGAACCTGGTGAATGCCATCGGTTGCGGTCTCGGCACCGAATGCAAGCTCGAAAAGCTCCGCTACAACAAGATCGTCATCATGACCGATGCCGATGTGGACGGCTCACACATTCAGACTTTGCTCCTCACCTTCTTCTTCCGCTACATGCGTCCGCTCATCGACGAAGGCCACGTGTTCCTCGCCATGCCGCCTCTGTTCAAGCTCAAGGTCGGCACCAAGGACACCTACCTGTTCGACGAAACCGCCAAGGATGAAGCCATGGCAAAGCTCGAAGACAAGAAGAACGTAACCATCAGCCGATTCAAAGGTCTTGGCGAAATGTCTCCGGAACAGCTTTCCGAAACGACTATGGATCCGGCAAAACGATTCCTCAAGCAATGCTACGTGGAAGACGCCGTGGCCGCCGACCAGATTTTCAGCATGCTCATGGGCGAAGACGTGGAACCGCGCCGCAAGTTCATTGAATCTAACGCTTACAAGGTCTTGGATGACCTGGATATTTAA